A single Patescibacteria group bacterium DNA region contains:
- a CDS encoding terminase family protein: MKTFEKEKPKAIIEVSKKKKPRTKKIFWQPHPGPQTEALSRIEFEVLYGGARGGGKTDAGLVFLTRWIHIPQFRALVIRRNADDLKDWIDRARLMYSTCGGIVVGIPPEIRFPSGAKIRTGHLKDDAAYTKYQGHEYQKMVIEELTQIPSEEQYLKLTSSCRSTLDNVAPQIFSTTNPGGVGHVWVKNRFRISGTPSKPIVTRDTDTGLARVFIPARITDNPSLLEKDPRYVQWLNGLKPVSLRKAWRFGSWDIFAGQYFEEWNDVKHVIKPFPIPSTWKRFRAYDHGYAKPACCKWYAVDYDGRVWVYKELYVTKWKIPKIAKKIVKMSKGEEYAWSVADAAIFANTGEEETIAQNFARHGVNFLPSGKRRVDGWNLMRQYLSYEDDIEPQMIYFNNCIDSLRTIPSLIQDEKNPEDIDTDGEDHAADTDRYFLTTLRERKMEKTEFTESNSVNSAQRKLNMLKNGNNEINFNDFYE; encoded by the coding sequence ATGAAAACATTTGAGAAAGAAAAACCTAAAGCGATAATTGAAGTTAGTAAAAAGAAAAAGCCCAGAACTAAAAAGATATTTTGGCAACCTCATCCAGGTCCTCAAACTGAAGCTCTATCTCGCATAGAATTTGAAGTTCTCTACGGCGGTGCCCGCGGCGGTGGTAAAACAGATGCAGGTTTGGTTTTTCTTACAAGATGGATACATATTCCTCAATTTAGAGCACTGGTTATTAGAAGAAATGCTGATGATTTAAAAGATTGGATTGACAGAGCAAGATTAATGTATTCTACTTGTGGAGGAATAGTTGTCGGTATACCGCCAGAGATAAGATTCCCTTCAGGTGCTAAAATAAGAACAGGACATTTAAAGGATGACGCGGCTTATACTAAATATCAAGGACACGAATACCAGAAGATGGTTATTGAAGAATTGACTCAGATACCTTCGGAGGAACAATATTTAAAACTTACTTCGTCTTGTCGTTCAACTTTGGATAATGTTGCCCCGCAGATATTCTCTACGACTAATCCTGGAGGTGTTGGTCATGTATGGGTTAAAAATAGATTTAGAATTTCAGGCACCCCCAGTAAACCGATTGTAACCAGAGACACTGATACTGGACTTGCCAGAGTGTTTATTCCAGCCAGAATTACGGATAATCCCAGTTTATTGGAAAAAGACCCTAGATATGTTCAATGGTTGAATGGATTAAAACCGGTTTCTTTGCGTAAGGCTTGGCGTTTCGGTTCTTGGGACATATTTGCCGGACAGTATTTTGAAGAATGGAATGATGTGAAGCATGTGATTAAGCCTTTTCCTATACCTAGTACTTGGAAAAGATTCAGAGCGTATGACCATGGATACGCTAAACCGGCTTGTTGCAAGTGGTATGCCGTGGATTATGATGGACGTGTTTGGGTTTATAAGGAATTATATGTTACTAAATGGAAGATTCCTAAAATAGCTAAGAAAATAGTGAAGATGAGTAAAGGAGAGGAATATGCTTGGTCTGTTGCCGATGCCGCTATCTTTGCTAATACTGGAGAAGAAGAAACGATAGCGCAGAATTTCGCGAGACATGGTGTTAATTTCTTGCCATCAGGTAAAAGAAGAGTTGATGGTTGGAATTTAATGAGGCAATATTTGAGTTATGAAGATGATATTGAGCCTCAGATGATTTATTTTAATAATTGTATTGATTCCCTTAGGACAATTCCGTCTTTGATACAAGATGAAAAGAATCCTGAAGATATTGATACTGATGGAGAAGACCATGCTGCTGATACGGATAGATATTTCTTGACCACTCTTAGAGAAAGGAAGATGGAAAAAACTGAATTTACTGAAAGCAATAGTGTGAATTCCGCTCAAAGGAAGCTGAATATGTTAAAAAATGGAAACAATGAGATAAATTTTAATGATTTTTATGAATAA